In Nyctibius grandis isolate bNycGra1 chromosome 17, bNycGra1.pri, whole genome shotgun sequence, the genomic stretch GTGGCCGGGGGGGGTCTCCAGTGGTCACCTCTTCCCCCCCTACCCCTCCCCACCATCATCCTTCAATAGTGGAAGCACGTGGTCACCCACCGCCGGGGGTGCGGGACAGACCGGGGGTGCGGGACAGACCAGGGGGGTCCTGCCCCCTGCTCAAGGGTCCGCGTGTGCCCCCGGCGCTGGGGTCCCACCAAGGTCCCCCACGCCCCGACATCTCCTCCCACGCCGTCTCCTGGCCCACGCTTCCACACGTGGCTCCCATGAAACCTTTGCGTGTGTCTCGGGCGCCAAGTAAAGCCGTGACGTGCTCCCTCCGGTATGCGCcgtcccccccccgctcccctcaaCCCCCCCGTCAGTGTTTTCCTCTACGCTTTCGGAAACCGCTCGGTTTTTCCTCGGCGAGGGGGTGCCCCGGCGGGCTCCGTCCCCGTGGCCCGCGTGTGGCTGCCGCGTTtattgctgcagctgcagacgCAGCCGCTCGCCAGCTCTTGATTCATTTCATATGTGCCCTCGCTTTTCCCCAGCCgatgtctttttattttattttattcttttatttttttgctttaaaaatcaaactgtcCAGGGCAGCCGTGGtagaaaaatcacagtaaatCATAGCAGCATCCCCCCATCCACCAAATTTTGCAGACAAATTACACCGACGCCGTCTCTTCCAGCCGCATCCAGCCACCAACGTGGGCACCACACAGACCCCCTCTATCCTGGCCGTGACCGACGTGGAGCCGGCACCCGCAATTACCTGGCCCTCCTGTTTGCTCTCCTTAAATACCAGTTACATTCGCTCGCTCCAGCTTTTGGGAACGTTACCAGCACCTTTGAAGTCTTGGAATGAGAAAGGCAGAGCGTTGCTTGGCAAAATCCCCTCGTGTGTGAGCTGGGGAGTTGCTGATGttgggggaaaaaggaaaagaaaatggaaaaagaaaaaaaaaaaagaggtttaaCAGCTGTTTTATTGAAGTGCAGCGTGCGGGCGGCACCGGGCGCCGGCTCAGCCGTGTTCACGGAGCACGTCTGTCCGTCCTGGGcttgtgtcacagaatcacagactggtttgggttggaagggaccttaaagaccatccagtcccaccccctgccatgggcagggacaccttccaccagaccaggttgctccaagccccatccaacctggccttgaacactgccagggagggggcagccacagctgctctgggcagcctgggccaggctctcaccaccctcacaccaaagaatttcttcctcagatctcatctcaatctcccctcttgcagtttaaaaccgttccccctcgtcctgtcactacttgcccttgtcaaaagtccctctccagcttttctgtagcccctccaggtgctggaaggtgctagaaggtctccccggagccttctcttctccaggctgaacagccccagctctcccagcctgtctccagagcagaggggctccagccctcgcatcatctccgtggcctcctctggactcgctccaccagctccgtgtccttctgctgttggggccccagagctggacgcagcactgcaggggggtctcaggagagcggagcagaggggcagaatccccccctcaccctgctggccacgctgctggggatgcagcccaggacacgggtggctaTGGGCTGTCAGCtcacgttgccggctcatggtgagcttctcgtcacccatcaccccaagtccttctcctcagggctgctctcactccattccccacccagcctggatttgtgcttgggatcgCCCCGACCCAcctgcaggaccttgcacttggccttgctgaactccatgcggttcgcacaggcccagctctccagcctgtccaggtccctctggatgccatcccttccctccagcgtggtGACCGTGGTCGATGCTCTTGGGCAGCACTGGCCCCAACGGCACCGTGTTTCCCCAGGCCCATCGAAGCTCTGCTGCGCAGGGCAGGTGCCTACggagcccccccaccccccgagATGTTCAGTGCTCGGGGACGTGTGTGCAGGGAAACGCTTCGGCACAGCCCCTCTGTGTCACCCCCGCCCTCCCAGGCCATCTGGAAACGCATCTGCCGGGGGAACCCAAGGGATGCAACGTCACCCACGGCGGgtgcgaggggctggggggaggctgGAGGAATCGTCCCCATCGTCCCCactggctgggctgggaggtCCTTGCTCTGGTTGCAGCAAGAGGAGCGGTCCCTGGGTGAGGGTCTGCGGTCCCCAGGCGAGGGGTTGTGGTCCCTGGGTGATGGGCTGCAGTGCCCGGGCAAGGGTCTGCGGTCCCTGGGTGAGGGTCTGTGGTCCCTGGGTGATGGGCTGAGGTGCCTGGGTGAGGGTCTGTGGTCCCTGGGTGAGGGTCTGAGGTCCCCAGGTGAGGGTCTGTGGTCCTCAGGTAAGGATCTGCCCCCCCAGCCACCCACACAAGCAGCATcatggggacaccaggaccAGGCTGGGCAGATGCCACCTCTCCCGTGGCTCTGTCCCCCCCCAAGTCCTGTTTCTCCTGATGAGCAGGTGCCTGTAATTAGGAAAACTCCCAAATTAGAAGGTGCTGAGCCCAGACTTGTTTTGCAGATGATAAACCGCCGCCTCCTGCTCCACCCAACCCAGCTGCGAGCGTGGGGCTGGGGCGTGGGGGggcacagccccacagcagggACCAGGGGGACCCCCCAGGCACCCCTGCTGCGCCCATCACCTCCTTATTGGGGCGGCGAGGAGCACGGTGCCATTGTCCTTGCCATGGCTGCTCGTGGGGTTGCCCGCGGCCCCCACGGCACCTCTGCCCCATGCCGGGGAAGTCACCGGCGCAGCCACAAGCCGTGGCACTGGCCATGGTGGCTCTTGGCCGCTGCCAGGTGGGACACGAGGCCGAGCAGCCACAGGACCCCCCCGGCGGGGACACCTGGGTGGGCACCCGAGGGTGTTCTGGAGAGGGGGGGGACACGGCTGCTTTCGTGGGGTGGCTGCAGGGGGGTCCTGGCTGGGGTGATGGAGGCACTCGGGGGGGGGTGATGCCCATCCTACCCCCCCACCCAGTTTGCCTGTGGCCACTGGGACTGGTTCTAGGAGAGCTTTGCAAATCCTGTGGCGAGTGTCGAAAGTTTTCATAGGAGCGAGGTTGCAAAATCATCCTCGAGGTTCCTCGTCGGAGCCCCACGAGCTGGCTCGTCCTCTCCGGGACTCACCTTTCCTGCTCCGCCAGACGCCACCGTCACCGCCGTCACCTCCTACCAGAGAGCCGGTCCCAGCCGAGACGCGGCGAGAGGGTTTTCTGGCAGCAGGTGAGTACCCCGGGTCCGCAGTGACTTCATCCATCGATGGGGACAGTTGGCCCTGGACAGTGGGACCACGCTGAGGCCATGCCCACGGCGCTGGCTGGGCATCGCCCCCAGCTACGGGGCAGCCCCGGTCCCCACCCTGTACCATCTGGTGGCTCCATCCCACTCTCGCCTCCCCCTGCCTGGCACCGGGGTCCCGAGGTGCAGAGATGGCTCCTCCTGTGCCCTCGTTGAGGAGCTCCTTGCCCAGAGTGACAGGAAGGTCGGGGCAGGGTGGCAGAGAGCGGGGGGGACCCCCCTGTGCCAAGCCCCAAACCGCTCTGGGTGTGCGCTTATGGGGCTGGGAGCGCAGAGGGGTTTGCCACGGCGCAGGGGTCGAGCGGCGTTtggcacggcacggcatggcacggtTGTGGGATGAGAGAGGAAGGAGTGGGAGGGAGGTGATGGGAGTGAACCGAGCTGCCGGGTACGGCTGGCGTGGGCGGCTGGGAACGCTGCGCCGGTGGCCGTGGGGTGACACGCACGCACCCGGGGGCTGCACCCCTGGCCGGGATGTCACCGGAGCCATTCGTGGGCAccggcggggctggggtggggttatggggagcggggagggcggccggggctcagccctggcaagggggtgctggtgctgggggtgggggagaggagccGGTGCCTGATGCCCACCACCCTGTTCCCAGCACCGGTGCTTGCCGTCGGCGGAGGTGCCATGTCCCCTGGGTGTGCCAGCGTGCTGGGCTGGCTCCTGCTGGTGCAGGCAGTGTCGTGGGCAGCAGGTAAGTGCCCGAGGACACGGACGGCAGCGGCTTGGGGTGGCAAAGCTGCGGGTTTGGTGTCCATCGCAGGTTGAAGGGGCGAGCTGTGTGTGCCCCGTGTATCCtcccacagaatcccagaatcactgaggttggaagagccctctggggtcatcgagtccaaccatggccctgacaccaccatgtcaactagaccagggcactaagggccatgtccagtcttttcttaaacccctccagagatggtgactccaccacctccctgggcagccccttccagtgtctaatgacccttgctgagaagaaatgcttcctgatgtccaacttgaacctccctgggtgaagcttgaggctgtgtcctcttgtcctatcgctggttgcctgggagaagagtgtcagacccggcacttgttcttgttgaacctcacgccgttggtcttggcccatctacccaacctgtccagacccctctgcagacccttcctaccctccagcagatcgacactcccacccagcttggtgtcatctgcacattcactgagggtgcactcaatccctacgtctagatcatctataaagatattgaacagcaccggccccagaactgagccctgggggacaccgctagtgaccggccgccagttggacttggccccattccccaccactctctgggccagtttttaacccagtgaagagtccccccatccaagccccgggcagccagtttgtctgggaggatgctgtgggagacggtgtcaaatGCCTCACTGAAGTCTCGATAGAtccatccacagccctgccctcatctactaagcgggtcacttggtcatggaaggagaccaggttggacaagcaggacctgcctttcatgaatccatgttggttGCCCTGATTGTCCCACAAAATTGTCCCTCCCACCGCAGGCGCCCGTCCCTGCGACGCCAAGGACTTCGGTCACGGCTCGCTGGTGTGCGCCTGCAGCGCCGCGTACTGCGACACGCTGGACCCCGTGGTGCTGCCGGCCCCGGGCGCCTACGTCAGGTACGAGAGCAGCAAGGGCGGCAAGCGGCTGGAGCGCGGCGAGGGCAGCTTCCAGCGCGACGCCGAGAGCCCAGGTACCCGCCGCGGCCGGGGGATGGAGCCCCATCCCTGTGCGGTGGCCACCACGCCGCTCGTCCCCCGCAGATTTCCACCTCACCCTGGACACGGCGCAGCGGTACCAGAAGGTGAAGGGGTTTGGTGGTTCCATCACGGACTCGGCTGCCATCAACATCCAGTCCCTGTCCAAGGATGCCCAGGACCATCTGCTCCGCTCTTATTTCTCCGAGGAAGGTGAGGCTGGAGCAGGACGATGCCATGGGGTTGGTGGGGCTGGTCAATCCGGGCTGGGAGGCTGCTGGAGGGCTGCACCCCTAAAGCCACCCCAAGGACACCCATCACCGCCCGCCCTGTCCCCAGGCATTGAGTACAACCTTGTGCGTGTCCCCATGGCCAGCACGGATTTCTCCGTGCGCCTGTACACCTACGCCGACGCGGAGGGTGACTTCGAGCTGAAGCACTTCAACCTGACGGAGGAGGACACGAGGATGAAGGTGAGCGCTGAGGggccagggctgtggggtgggatgggatgggatgggatgggatggagatgggatggggatggggatggggttgggatgggatggggatgggatggggtggggatggggatgggatggggatgggatgggatgggatggggatggggtttggatggggatgggatggggtgggggtggggatgggatggggatgggatgggatgggatgggatgggatgggggtgGGGTTtggatggggatggggtggggatggggtttGGATGGGGAGTgatgggatggggaaggggagcacCTTCCACTGCTGTGGCGGGAGAGGATCCATCCCGCTGCCCATGACGCCGGCGCTGGGGCGCACTCAGAGATCTCGCTGCCATCCCGCTTCTCCCCAGATCCCCATCCTCCAGGCAGCCCAGGCGGTGGCCAAACGGCCGCTGTCGCTGTACGCCAGCCCCTGGACATCCCCGACCTGGATGAAGACGAACGGTGCGATGACGGGGAGGGGGACGCTGAAGGGCAGCCCCGGAGACAAGTACCACCAGGCCTGGGCCAAGTACTTCATCCGGTGAGGGGCCGCGGGAGCGCGGCGTGTACCGGGGTCACcgtgcccggggctggggccggcgccgccgccatGGAGCCGCTCACCCTCCACCAACGCCCAGGTTCCTGGATGAATACGCCAAACACAACCTGACCTTCTGGGCCGTGACGGCGGGGAACGAGCCCACGGCCGGCGAGATCGTCTTCTACCCCTTCCAGTGCTTGGGCTTCTCCCCCGAGCACCAACGGGATTTCATCGCGCGGGACCTGGGCCCCGCCTTGGCCAACAGCTCCCACCGCCACGTCCAGCTCATCATCCTGGATGACCAGAGGGTGATGTTGCCTTACTGGGCCCAGGTGGTGAGTCCTCATGGCACATCTCCCAGCCCCACGGTTGTTCTCCCAGCCCCACGGTTGTTCTCCCAGCCCCATGGTTGCTCTCCCAGCCCCATGGTtgctctcccagccccacagttGTTCTCCCAGCCCCACGGTGACTCTCCCAGTCCCACGGTGACTCTCCCAGTCCCATGGTtgtgctcccagccccacaacgctctcccagccccatggttgctctcccag encodes the following:
- the LOC137671304 gene encoding lysosomal acid glucosylceramidase-like; amino-acid sequence: MSPGCASVLGWLLLVQAVSWAAGARPCDAKDFGHGSLVCACSAAYCDTLDPVVLPAPGAYVRYESSKGGKRLERGEGSFQRDAESPDFHLTLDTAQRYQKVKGFGGSITDSAAINIQSLSKDAQDHLLRSYFSEEGIEYNLVRVPMASTDFSVRLYTYADAEGDFELKHFNLTEEDTRMKIPILQAAQAVAKRPLSLYASPWTSPTWMKTNGAMTGRGTLKGSPGDKYHQAWAKYFIRFLDEYAKHNLTFWAVTAGNEPTAGEIVFYPFQCLGFSPEHQRDFIARDLGPALANSSHRHVQLIILDDQRVMLPYWAQVVLKDPVAARYISGIGIHWYLDFLAPIDLTLSITHHLFPDYFLLSTEASTGSYFWEPRVVLGGWDRGSKYSHSILTNLNNYVTGWTDWNLALDLEGGPNWSKNYVDSPVIVDSSKDIFYKQPMFYHLGHFSKFIPEGSQRVGLAVTKKCHGCDLEHSAFLRPDGAVVLVVLNRSPVDVAFGVSDPRVGFMKATAPRDSIQTFLWQQPA